A single Chryseobacterium sp. DNA region contains:
- a CDS encoding RtcB family protein — translation MGNLKLKGKDILKLGYPNNQSVNVALEVMKRNFATKNIHHVKSLLKEILLNPEHFEKDLTFGQIAETLLSSKKTEKRMLNTQRAPFRIFGSNISEEAQNQLFTALKLPVSVQGALMPDAHSGYGLPIGGVLAVENAVIPYGVGMDIGCRMSLSILDIPISYLNGARDKYEKALAEHTKFGMYETHKSHIDHEIFDRDTFDLIPILRRLKGKAIKQMGSSGGGNHFVEFGEVEITAEEEQIGLPKGKYLGILSHSGSRGLGAEIAQYYSRVATEQCPLPKEAQNFAWLDLSTHLGLEYWTAMNLAGDYASACHDDIHRRLVKAVGGRVKARIENHHNFAWKEIHNGKEVIVHRKGATPANENELAMIPGSMTAKGFIVQGKGNPDSLNSASHGAGRAYSRGECRRLFTQNDIKNELKLKNVTLIGGNAEEAPMAYKDIHEVMNAQSGLVDILGTFQPRIVRMDR, via the coding sequence ATGGGAAATTTAAAACTAAAAGGAAAAGATATATTAAAATTGGGCTATCCCAATAACCAAAGTGTTAATGTGGCTTTGGAGGTAATGAAAAGAAATTTTGCAACTAAAAATATCCATCATGTAAAATCTCTGTTAAAAGAAATTCTACTGAATCCGGAGCATTTTGAAAAGGATCTGACTTTTGGACAAATTGCAGAGACGCTGCTTTCCTCCAAAAAAACAGAAAAAAGAATGCTGAATACTCAGCGTGCTCCTTTCAGGATCTTCGGAAGCAATATTTCAGAAGAAGCCCAAAATCAGCTGTTTACGGCTTTGAAGCTGCCGGTATCTGTGCAGGGAGCCTTAATGCCTGATGCCCATAGCGGTTATGGACTGCCCATCGGAGGAGTACTCGCGGTAGAAAATGCGGTGATCCCTTATGGAGTAGGAATGGATATTGGCTGCAGGATGAGCCTCAGTATTTTGGATATCCCAATTTCATATCTGAACGGGGCAAGAGACAAATATGAAAAAGCTCTTGCCGAACATACAAAATTTGGAATGTATGAAACCCATAAATCTCATATAGACCATGAAATCTTCGACAGGGATACCTTTGACCTGATCCCGATTCTTAGAAGGCTGAAAGGAAAAGCCATTAAGCAGATGGGATCATCAGGGGGCGGGAATCATTTTGTTGAATTTGGAGAAGTGGAAATCACTGCAGAAGAGGAGCAGATCGGTTTGCCGAAAGGCAAATATCTGGGAATTCTTTCACACAGTGGGTCGCGGGGATTAGGAGCTGAAATTGCCCAATATTATTCAAGAGTGGCTACAGAACAGTGTCCGCTGCCAAAAGAAGCTCAGAATTTCGCATGGCTGGATCTTAGTACACATCTTGGATTGGAATACTGGACGGCTATGAACTTAGCCGGAGACTATGCTTCTGCCTGCCACGACGATATTCACAGGAGATTAGTGAAAGCCGTGGGGGGAAGAGTAAAAGCCAGAATTGAAAACCATCACAATTTTGCATGGAAAGAGATCCATAACGGAAAAGAGGTGATTGTTCATAGAAAAGGAGCGACGCCGGCCAATGAAAATGAGCTTGCAATGATTCCTGGATCCATGACTGCAAAAGGATTTATTGTCCAGGGGAAAGGAAACCCCGATTCGCTGAATTCAGCTTCACATGGTGCTGGAAGAGCTTACTCAAGAGGAGAATGCCGGAGGCTTTTTACCCAGAATGATATTAAAAATGAACTGAAATTGAAAAATGTCACGCTGATCGGCGGAAATGCGGAAGAAGCTCCGATGGCTTATAAAGATATTCATGAGGTAATGAATGCACAAAGCGGATTGGTGGATATCCTGGGAACTTTTCAACCGAGAATTGTGAGAATGGATCGATAA